The Mustela nigripes isolate SB6536 chromosome 4, MUSNIG.SB6536, whole genome shotgun sequence genome includes a window with the following:
- the LOC132015152 gene encoding LOW QUALITY PROTEIN: DDB1- and CUL4-associated factor 13-like (The sequence of the model RefSeq protein was modified relative to this genomic sequence to represent the inferred CDS: deleted 2 bases in 1 codon; substituted 1 base at 1 genomic stop codon) — MKVKMLSRNPDNYVRETKVDLQRVPRNYDPTLHPFEVPREYVRALNATKLERVFAKPFLASLDGHRDGVNCMAKHPKSLATVLSGACDGEVRIWNLTKRKCIRTIQAHEGFVXGICTRFCGTSFFTVGDDKTVKQWKVDGPGYGEEEEPLHTILGKTVYTVYTVYTVIDHHWKELIHFATCGQQVDIWDEQRTSPICSMTWGFDSISSVKFNPIETFLLGSCASDRNIVLYDMRQATPLKKVILDMRTNTICWNPMEAFVFTAANEDYNLYTFDMRALDTPVMVHMDHVSAVLDVDYSPTGKEFVSASFDKSIRIFPVDTSRSREVYHTKRMQHVICVKWTSDSKYIMCGSDEMNIRLWKANASEKLGVLTSREKAAKDYNQKLKEKFQHDPHIKCSARHRHLPKSIYSQIQEQRIMKEARRRKEVNRLKHSKPGSVAIVSEKKKHVVAVVK; from the exons ATGAAAGTGAAGATGCTGAGCCGGAACCCAGACAACTATGTCCGTGAAACCAAAGTGGACTTACAAAGAGTTCCAAGAAACTATGATCCTACCTTACATCCTTTTGAGGTCCCGCGAGAATATGTAAGAGCTTTAAATGCTACCAAACTGGAACGGGTATTTGCAAAACCATTCCTTGCTTCTCTGGATGGTCACCGAGATGGAGTCAATTGCATGGCAAAGCATCCAAAGAGCCTGGCTACTGTCCTTTCTGGGGCATGTGATGGAGAGGTTAGAATTTGGAACTTGACTAAACGGAAATGTATCCGTACAATACAAGCCCATGAAGGTTTTGTATGAGGAATATGTACTCGCTTTTGTGGGACTTCTTTTTTTACTGTTGGTGATGACAAAACTGTGAAGCAATGGAAAGTGGATGGACCGGGTTACGGAGAAGAGGAAGAACCATTACATACAATATTAGGAAAGACAGTGTATACAGTGTATACAGTGTATACAGTAATTGATCATCACTGGAAAGAATTGATC CATTTTGCCACATGTGGACAGCAAGTAGACATTTGGGATGAACAAAGAACAAGTCCTATCTGTTCAATGACCTGGGGATTCGACAGCATAAGTAGTGTTAAATTTAACCCTATTGAGACATTTCTCTTGGGAAGTTGTGCTTCTGACAGGAATATAGTACTATATGATATGAGGCAAGCTACTCCTCTGAAAAAGGTCATCTTAGATATGAGAACAAATACAATTTGTTGGAATCCTATGGAAGCTTTCGTTTTTACTGCAGCAAATGAAGATTACAACTTGTATACATTTGATATGCGTGCACTGGACACTCCTGTAATGGTACATATGGATCACGTGTCTGCGGTGCTTGATGTGGATTATTCTCCCACTGGGAAAGAGTTTGTGTCTGCTAGTTTTGATAAATCTATTCGTATCTTTCCTGTGGACACAAGTAGAAGCAGGGAAGTCTATCACACAAAGAGAATGCAACATGTTATCTGTGTAAAATGGACTTCTGACAGCAAATATATTATGTGTGGATCTGATGAAATGAACATTCGTTTGTGGAAAGCTAATGCTTCTGAAAAATTGGGTGTGCTTACATCACGAGAAAAAGCAGCCAAAGATTATAACCAGAAGTTGAAGGAGAAATTTCAACATGATCCTCATATAAAATGCAGTGCTCGTCACCGACATCTACCAAAATCTATCTACAGCCAGATCCAGGAACAGCGGATCATGAAGGAAGCTCGCCGACGAAAGGAGGTGAATCGTCTCAAACATAGCAAGCCTGGATCTGTAGCAATTGTgtcagagaagaagaaacacGTAGTGGCAGTTGTGAAATAA